Proteins from a genomic interval of Phyllopteryx taeniolatus isolate TA_2022b chromosome 3, UOR_Ptae_1.2, whole genome shotgun sequence:
- the star gene encoding steroidogenic acute regulatory protein, mitochondrial isoform X1 codes for MLPATFKLCAGISYRHMRNMRGPGPSNWISQVRRRSSLLGCPIREENGYSEEEMSYVKQGEDALQRAIGILSEREGWIVETVAANGDKVLSKMLPSIGKVFRLEVLLDQHPDSLYGELVGNMEQMGEWNPNVKQVKILQKIGKDTMVTHEVSGDTPGNVVGPRDFVSVRCAKRRGSACFLAGTATQHPKMPEQRGVVRAENGPTCIVLKPSNEDPNKTKFTWLLNIDLKGWIPKTIINKVLSQTQVDFANHLRQRMASQVSVEMAHTC; via the exons atgctgccGGCAACTTTCAAACTGTGTGCTGGCATCTCCTACCGCCATATGAGGAACATGAGAG GTCCGGGCCCCAGTAACTGGATCAGCCAAGTCCGGAGACGAAGTTCCCTCCTCG GTTGTCCAATTAGGGAGGAGAATGGATACAGTGAGGAGGAAATGTCCTATGTGAAACAAGGTGAAGATGCACTGCAGCGAGCTATCGGAATACTCAGCGAGCGGGAGGGCTGGATTGTCGAAACGGTCGCC GCAAATGGTGACAAAGTCCTGAGTAAGATGTTGCCTAGCATCGGAAAGGTGTTCCGGCTAGAAGTGCTGTTGGACCAACATCCAGACAGTCTTTATGGAGAGCTGGTGGGAAACATGGAGCAGATGGGGGAGTGGAACCCGAACGTGAAGCAAGTCAAG ATTCTTCAAAAGATCGGCAAGGACACAATGGTGACCCATGAGGTCTCAGGAGACACACCTGGCAATGTAGTGGGGCCTCGGGACTTTGTCAGCGTCCGCTGCGCCAAGCGCCGCGGCTCCGCCTGCTTCCTGGCCGGAACGGCCACTCAGCACCCGAAGATGCCCGAGCAGAGGGGCGTGGTCCG GGCAGAGAATGGGCCCACCTGTATAGTTCTGAAGCCCAGCAATGAAGACCCGAATAAGACCAAGTTCACCTGGTTACTAAATATAGATTTAAAG GGCTGGATCCCAAAGACCATCATCAACAAAGTGCTTTCCCAGACACAGGTGGACTTCGCCAACCACCTCAGGCAAAGGATGGCCAGTCAGGTTTCCGTGGAGATGGCTCACACGTGCTGA
- the star gene encoding steroidogenic acute regulatory protein, mitochondrial isoform X2 — MSYVKQGEDALQRAIGILSEREGWIVETVAANGDKVLSKMLPSIGKVFRLEVLLDQHPDSLYGELVGNMEQMGEWNPNVKQVKILQKIGKDTMVTHEVSGDTPGNVVGPRDFVSVRCAKRRGSACFLAGTATQHPKMPEQRGVVRAENGPTCIVLKPSNEDPNKTKFTWLLNIDLKGWIPKTIINKVLSQTQVDFANHLRQRMASQVSVEMAHTC, encoded by the exons ATGTCCTATGTGAAACAAGGTGAAGATGCACTGCAGCGAGCTATCGGAATACTCAGCGAGCGGGAGGGCTGGATTGTCGAAACGGTCGCC GCAAATGGTGACAAAGTCCTGAGTAAGATGTTGCCTAGCATCGGAAAGGTGTTCCGGCTAGAAGTGCTGTTGGACCAACATCCAGACAGTCTTTATGGAGAGCTGGTGGGAAACATGGAGCAGATGGGGGAGTGGAACCCGAACGTGAAGCAAGTCAAG ATTCTTCAAAAGATCGGCAAGGACACAATGGTGACCCATGAGGTCTCAGGAGACACACCTGGCAATGTAGTGGGGCCTCGGGACTTTGTCAGCGTCCGCTGCGCCAAGCGCCGCGGCTCCGCCTGCTTCCTGGCCGGAACGGCCACTCAGCACCCGAAGATGCCCGAGCAGAGGGGCGTGGTCCG GGCAGAGAATGGGCCCACCTGTATAGTTCTGAAGCCCAGCAATGAAGACCCGAATAAGACCAAGTTCACCTGGTTACTAAATATAGATTTAAAG GGCTGGATCCCAAAGACCATCATCAACAAAGTGCTTTCCCAGACACAGGTGGACTTCGCCAACCACCTCAGGCAAAGGATGGCCAGTCAGGTTTCCGTGGAGATGGCTCACACGTGCTGA
- the elmod3 gene encoding ELMO domain-containing protein 3: MEEDIDVTLHLEGQNGLSPECKSSEETTNGHSNQKPVMNGLIISHNVKDHTTNGCAPLTSLPISTLKQNGLLQTLAAAGGDQTKPAEENVELEKARREWEALESIQPALTEDSNPSPLISFNEALQYFQTTDLGDLLKNIQPTIRRTGLAAVTHFLFGPPRLHRELTEERDLVFAIAQCHVDNSQPVHMRVLQTIYKRLIGCRLDCPRYGTHWENIGFQGADPATDLRGTGFLGLMHTLYFVMDPETLPLARDIYKLSQHPTQNFPFSVMSINMTRIALQVLREEALSKECNRRQQVVGVLNEFYVATYLHLYQVWKTQQKTIADSGFVIKEVELFAKKNPKQMLRRLEVFLKERRAGGVPRGTSPEPPAQQPSPSQEERAARAGSKAKELHFTGVCELPSDTEGDARLI, from the exons ATGGAAGAAGACATTGATGTCACTTTACACCTTGAG GGCCAAAATGGTTTGTCTCCTGAATGTAAATCATCAGAGGAGACCACCAACGGACACTCCAACCAAAagcct GTTATGAATGGATTGATTATCAGTCATAATGTCAAAGACCACACCACCAATGGTTGTGCCCCGCTCACGTCCCTGCCG ATTTCCACGCTGAAGCAGAATGGTCTCCTGCAGACTCTGGCAGCAGCAGGAGGGGACCAGACTAAACCTGCAG AAGAAAATGTGGAGTTGGAAAAGGCCAGACGGGAATGGGAAGCTTTGGAGAGCATCCAACCAG CTCTGACGGAAGACTCAAACCCATCACCGCTCATCTCTTTCAATGAAGCCCTTCAGTACTTTCAGACTACAGATCTCGGGGACTTGCTT AAGAACATCCAGCCGACGATTCGCAGGACAGGTCTGGCTGCGGTCACACACTTCCTTTTTGGGCCCCCCCGACTGCACAGGGAACTCACGGAGGAGCGGGATCTCGTCTTTGCCATCGCGCAAT GCCACGTGGACAACAGCCAGCCGGTCCACATGCGTGTTCTCCAGACCATTTATAAAAGGCTGATTGGCTGCAGGCTGGACTGTCCTCGTTATGGGACACACTGGGAAAACATTGGCTTTCAGG GTGCGGACCCAGCCACGGACCTGCGTGGCACTGGTTTCCTGGGACTCATGCACACTTTGTACTTTGTGATGGACCCAGAGACTCTGCCGTTGGCTCGAGACATCTACAAGTTATCCCAACACCCTACACAG AACTTTCCTTTCAGTGTGATGTCAATCAACATGACCCGCATCGCTCTCCAGGTGCTCAGAGAGGAGGCTTTGTCCAA GGAGTGCAATCGTCGGCAGCAAGTGGTCGGCGTGTTGAATGAGTTTTACGTGGCCACATACCTGCACCTATACCAAGTGTGGAAGACCCAACAGAAAACCATCGCTGACTCTGGCTTTGTGATTAAAG AAGTGGAGCTGTTCGCTAAAAAGAACCCAAAGCAGATGCTTCGCCGACTAGAGGTCTTCCTGAAAGAGAGACGGGCAGGCGGAGTCCCCCGCGGGACGTCGCCAGAGCCGCCGGCTCAGCAGCCTTCGCCCAGCCAGGAAGAACGAGCGGCCAGAGCGGGGAGCAAGGCGAAGGAGCTGCACTTCACGGGGGTGTGCGAGCTACCATCTGACACAGAGGGTGACGCCAGACTCATCTaa